One window of Sporocytophaga myxococcoides DSM 11118 genomic DNA carries:
- the rpsA gene encoding 30S ribosomal protein S1 codes for MAKPKEDFNWESFDTKGFGSGYDAKKRAELEALYEGTITQVNEKEVVKGTVVGITDRDVILNIGFKSDGLVPLSEFRDLEDLKVGQEVEVFVEDQEDAQGQLILSRRKAKIVQAWSNIQKALDNDIVIEGIVKRRTKGGLILDIFGVEAFLPGSQIDVKPIRDFDVFVGKKMEVKVVKINYTNDNVVVSHKVLIEKDIEKQKAEILNNLEKGQVLEGVIKNMTNFGVFIDLGGVDGLLHITDISWGRINHPEEVLKLDQKVNVVVLDFDDEKKRISLGMKQLTSHPWDSLPETIQVGSKVKGKIVNVADYGAFLEILAGVEGLIHVSEMSWSQHLRNPQDFIKVGDELEAVVLTLDREERKMSLGIKQLTEDPWTKQDVLTKYAVGSKHSGVVRNLTNFGLFIELEEGIDGLVHVSDLSWTKKIKHPSEFVKVGDKLDVVVLELDAENRRLALGHKQLEENPWNTFETIFTVGSSHKATIIQKNDKGAVLELPYGIEGFSSAKNLVKQDGKTAEVGESLDFKVLEFSKDEKRIVLSHTRVHSAAEQAEEAKEVKKTAKAKAPAKASLPEVEKSTLGDLEALSDLKKQMNKDEATAEKKAKAKKKEDGE; via the coding sequence ATGGCAAAACCAAAAGAAGATTTTAACTGGGAAAGCTTTGATACCAAAGGTTTCGGTTCAGGTTATGATGCTAAGAAAAGAGCAGAATTAGAAGCTCTTTACGAAGGTACTATTACCCAGGTAAATGAGAAAGAAGTTGTTAAAGGTACTGTTGTAGGTATCACAGACAGAGATGTGATCCTTAATATTGGCTTTAAATCAGACGGATTAGTTCCATTATCAGAGTTTCGTGATCTTGAAGATCTGAAAGTAGGACAAGAAGTAGAAGTGTTCGTTGAAGATCAGGAAGATGCTCAAGGACAGCTTATCTTATCAAGAAGAAAAGCTAAAATCGTTCAGGCTTGGAGCAATATTCAAAAAGCACTTGATAACGATATCGTTATCGAAGGAATTGTTAAAAGAAGAACTAAAGGTGGTCTTATCCTTGATATCTTCGGTGTTGAAGCTTTCCTTCCAGGTTCTCAGATTGACGTGAAGCCAATCAGAGATTTTGATGTGTTTGTTGGTAAGAAAATGGAGGTAAAAGTTGTAAAAATCAACTATACCAACGATAACGTAGTTGTTTCTCACAAAGTACTTATCGAGAAAGATATTGAGAAGCAAAAAGCTGAGATCCTTAACAACCTAGAAAAAGGTCAAGTACTTGAAGGTGTTATCAAGAATATGACAAACTTCGGTGTGTTCATTGATCTTGGAGGCGTTGACGGATTATTGCACATCACAGATATTTCATGGGGTAGAATCAATCATCCTGAAGAAGTTCTTAAACTTGATCAGAAAGTTAATGTTGTTGTACTTGACTTTGATGATGAGAAGAAGAGAATTTCTCTTGGTATGAAACAACTTACATCTCATCCTTGGGATTCACTTCCTGAAACTATTCAGGTTGGTTCTAAAGTTAAAGGTAAAATTGTGAACGTTGCAGATTATGGTGCATTCCTTGAAATCCTTGCAGGAGTTGAAGGTCTGATCCACGTTTCTGAAATGTCATGGTCTCAGCATTTGAGAAATCCACAAGATTTCATCAAAGTTGGTGATGAGCTAGAGGCTGTTGTTCTTACTCTTGATAGAGAAGAAAGAAAAATGTCTCTTGGTATCAAACAATTAACTGAAGATCCTTGGACTAAACAAGATGTACTTACTAAGTATGCTGTTGGTTCTAAGCATTCAGGAGTTGTAAGAAACCTTACAAACTTCGGTCTGTTTATTGAGCTTGAAGAAGGCATCGATGGACTGGTGCACGTAAGTGACCTAAGCTGGACTAAGAAAATCAAACATCCTTCCGAATTTGTTAAAGTAGGAGATAAACTTGATGTTGTAGTTCTTGAGCTAGATGCTGAAAACAGAAGACTTGCTTTAGGACACAAACAACTTGAAGAAAATCCTTGGAATACATTCGAAACAATCTTCACTGTAGGTTCTTCTCACAAAGCAACTATCATTCAGAAAAATGATAAAGGAGCTGTTCTTGAGTTACCTTACGGAATCGAAGGATTCTCAAGTGCAAAAAATCTTGTAAAACAAGATGGTAAAACAGCAGAAGTTGGAGAAAGCTTAGATTTCAAAGTTCTTGAGTTCTCTAAAGATGAGAAGAGAATCGTTTTATCTCATACAAGAGTTCATTCTGCAGCAGAACAAGCTGAAGAAGCTAAAGAAGTTAAGAAAACTGCAAAAGCAAAAGCTCCTGCAAAAGCATCTTTACCTGAAGTTGAGAAATCAACACTTGGAGATTTAGAAGCACTTTCTGATCTTAAGAAGCAAATGAATAAAGACGAAGCTACTGCAGAGAAAAAAGCTAAAGCTAAGAAAAAAGAAGACGGAGAATAA
- a CDS encoding C40 family peptidase, which produces MHQEPLLEIYGVCNLSVVPVKIEPSDKSEIGTQLLFGELFTILNKSQDGKWVYIEIVQDQYKGWIDSKQYEPVSKEYFTEFQKLQWPVCKDVMGVIQGNGKYFPILMGSTLPFYNNGTVIIGKNILRFDGEAQFINHTPDLKFLERTAKFYLSAPYLWGGKSHFGIDCSGFTQQVMRFCGKQLPRDAYQQAECGFKKPYSERLPGDLAFFHNAHGTVVHVGILLDQNLIIHASGEVRIDALDENGIFNKEKNTYTHKLSSINQIF; this is translated from the coding sequence ATGCATCAAGAGCCTTTATTGGAAATTTACGGAGTCTGTAATCTAAGTGTAGTGCCTGTTAAAATAGAACCATCCGACAAAAGTGAAATCGGAACGCAACTTCTGTTTGGAGAACTTTTTACGATATTGAATAAGTCACAAGATGGAAAATGGGTCTACATAGAAATCGTTCAGGATCAGTATAAAGGCTGGATTGATTCAAAGCAGTATGAACCTGTAAGCAAGGAGTATTTCACTGAATTTCAAAAATTACAGTGGCCAGTTTGTAAGGATGTAATGGGTGTGATTCAGGGAAATGGGAAGTATTTTCCTATCTTGATGGGAAGCACTTTGCCTTTTTATAATAATGGAACAGTAATAATCGGAAAAAATATTCTCCGGTTCGACGGTGAAGCTCAGTTTATTAACCATACTCCAGATCTGAAATTTCTTGAGCGCACGGCCAAATTTTATTTGTCAGCGCCTTATTTATGGGGAGGTAAGTCTCATTTTGGAATAGACTGTTCTGGTTTTACCCAACAGGTAATGAGGTTCTGTGGAAAGCAACTGCCAAGAGATGCATATCAGCAAGCTGAATGTGGTTTTAAAAAGCCTTATTCTGAGCGTCTTCCAGGAGACCTGGCATTTTTTCATAATGCACATGGAACAGTTGTTCACGTAGGTATTTTACTTGATCAGAATTTGATCATCCATGCTTCGGGTGAAGTAAGGATAGACGCGCTGGACGAAAATGGAATTTTCAATAAGGAGAAAAATACCTATACTCATAAGCTTTCCTCCATCAATCAAATCTTTTAA
- the smpB gene encoding SsrA-binding protein SmpB, which produces MAAKEKISSDINIRNKKAGFEFQFLENFTAGMVLRGTEIKAIRQGKVNFQDAFCFFRGNELYVKNMHISIYTEGSYYNHEPLRDRKLLLNKKELRKLLIKGDEKGLTIIPVRLFVNDRGFAKLEIALGKGKKLYDKREDIKAKDVRRELERDRY; this is translated from the coding sequence TCGTCAGATATCAATATCAGAAATAAAAAGGCAGGTTTCGAATTTCAGTTTCTTGAAAATTTTACTGCTGGAATGGTTCTAAGAGGAACTGAAATTAAAGCTATCCGGCAGGGGAAAGTTAATTTTCAGGATGCCTTCTGTTTTTTTAGGGGAAATGAATTGTATGTCAAGAATATGCATATCTCAATTTATACAGAAGGAAGTTACTACAATCATGAACCATTAAGGGACAGAAAGCTGTTGCTCAACAAAAAAGAATTGAGGAAATTACTTATCAAAGGTGATGAAAAAGGGCTCACAATTATACCCGTCCGGTTGTTTGTGAATGACAGAGGATTTGCCAAATTGGAAATAGCTTTAGGTAAAGGGAAAAAACTCTACGACAAGCGAGAAGATATTAAGGCAAAAGATGTTAGGAGAGAACTTGAAAGAGATCGTTATTAA